The Microbacterium limosum genome contains a region encoding:
- a CDS encoding IS110 family transposase, whose amino-acid sequence MLFLGDDWAEAHHDIELQDEQGAVLVRRRLPEGVTGLARLHALIADHLDDADDPSVVFVGIETDRGGWVQALIAAGYSVYPINPQQSARYRQRHSTSGAKSDPGDAHVLAEIVRTDRDHHRPATGDSDLAEAVKVLARTHQTMIWSKQRQANQLRSMLREFYPAALTAFSDDLAGRDALAVLAAAPTPAAGRALTRTRLVSVLRRAGRRRNLEHRAIEILTALRSEQLELSGPVAAAYGAGVTAIATVLTAMTGQVAALEAEVESCFGRHPDAEIITSQPGLGKVLGARVLAEFGDDPDRFADAKARRNYAGTSPITRASGTRRVVLARYARNRRLADTMHQQAFCALSTSPGARAFYDAHRAAGNTHHAALRALSNRLVGILDGCLRHHTRYDETIAWAHRHTLAA is encoded by the coding sequence ATGTTGTTCCTCGGTGATGACTGGGCGGAAGCCCACCACGACATCGAACTGCAGGACGAGCAGGGCGCAGTGCTGGTTCGGCGTCGACTGCCGGAGGGGGTGACGGGGTTGGCGCGGTTGCACGCGCTGATCGCGGATCATCTCGACGACGCCGACGATCCGAGCGTGGTGTTCGTGGGGATCGAGACGGATCGGGGCGGGTGGGTGCAGGCTCTGATCGCGGCCGGGTACTCGGTGTATCCGATCAACCCGCAGCAGTCGGCCCGGTACCGTCAGCGGCACTCGACGTCGGGCGCGAAGAGCGACCCCGGGGATGCGCACGTGCTCGCGGAGATCGTCCGCACCGACCGTGATCATCACCGGCCCGCGACCGGCGACAGCGACCTCGCCGAGGCCGTGAAGGTGCTGGCGCGGACCCATCAGACGATGATCTGGTCGAAGCAGCGGCAGGCCAATCAGCTGCGGTCGATGCTGCGAGAGTTCTACCCTGCCGCGTTGACCGCGTTCAGCGACGACCTCGCCGGACGAGACGCCCTCGCCGTCCTCGCCGCCGCGCCGACCCCGGCCGCCGGACGGGCACTGACCCGGACCCGGCTGGTCTCAGTGCTGCGCCGGGCGGGACGGCGACGCAACCTCGAACACCGCGCGATCGAGATCCTCACCGCTCTCCGGTCCGAGCAGCTCGAACTGTCCGGACCAGTCGCGGCCGCCTACGGCGCCGGGGTCACCGCGATCGCGACAGTGCTGACCGCGATGACCGGTCAGGTCGCTGCGCTGGAAGCCGAGGTCGAGTCGTGTTTTGGCCGGCACCCGGACGCTGAGATCATCACCAGCCAACCCGGCCTGGGGAAGGTCCTCGGCGCGAGGGTGCTCGCCGAGTTCGGAGACGACCCCGACCGCTTCGCCGACGCGAAAGCACGCCGGAACTACGCCGGCACCAGCCCCATCACCCGCGCGTCCGGCACCCGACGGGTCGTGCTCGCCCGCTACGCCCGCAACAGACGCCTCGCAGACACCATGCACCAACAGGCGTTCTGCGCACTCAGCACGTCACCCGGCGCTCGAGCGTTCTACGACGCCCACCGCGCCGCGGGAAACACCCACCACGCTGCGCTACGAGCCCTCTCGAACCGGCTCGTCGGGATCCTCGACGGCTGCCTCCGCCACCACACCCGCTACGACGAAACCATCGCCTGGGCACACCGCCACACCCTCGCCGCTTGA
- a CDS encoding DUF1622 domain-containing protein, which translates to MEHVFTAIAVGFEAAGAAAMIIGAIIALVLGARSLSRRDGGRAAFQTLRNTLGSAILLGLEILVAADLIRTITSKPSIEDAVILGLIVLIRTVLSMSIQIEIEGVVPWRRALLTSGGQLLAQNIRDDARAARAADAGAADAR; encoded by the coding sequence ATGGAGCACGTCTTCACGGCGATCGCGGTCGGCTTCGAGGCGGCGGGGGCCGCCGCGATGATCATCGGGGCGATCATCGCCCTCGTGCTCGGCGCCCGTTCGCTCTCCCGCCGGGACGGCGGGCGCGCGGCGTTCCAGACGCTGCGCAACACGCTCGGCTCGGCGATCCTGCTGGGCCTGGAGATCCTCGTCGCCGCCGACCTGATCCGCACGATCACCTCCAAGCCCTCGATCGAGGACGCCGTCATCCTGGGGCTCATCGTCCTTATCCGGACGGTGCTGTCGATGTCGATCCAGATCGAGATCGAGGGCGTCGTCCCCTGGCGCCGCGCGCTGCTGACCAGCGGCGGCCAGCTCCTCGCGCAGAATATCCGCGACGACGCCCGCGCGGCGCGCGCCGCCGACGCCGGCGCCGCCGACGCGCGATAG
- a CDS encoding MFS transporter: MPSSTPRPPDEPGEPTSTRSIPLDPSQRWRAFWVCVAVAAITILDLSKVNVALPSIETALGSGPTELQLIVSGFVLTFGLVLVPMGRLGDQRSRRALFIVGLTLFTLTSLVCALAPNSEVLLAGRLLQGVAAGTQMPQVLGMIQQLFQGRERGRAFGLFGATIGVATAFGPTLGGLLIAIGGPTDGWRLIFWMNVPLGVVAIALAAWVLPSTRLSAPGRLQLDPVGVVLFGLTVLALMWPFLFTTGSPEDDPARWWLLVVFAVFGLAFVLWERRYASLGRAPLIPFSLFAITSFRNGTLISTAYFAALPALFLLTTLFLQSGVGLEPVFAGMVSIGFALASAAASWAGGLLVARFGRRLVVIGLAVMLAGVIGLVLAAVFVPPGVVVYVMAAIMAVAGVGGGLVVSPNQTLALADVPVRGGGLAGSVGQLGQRIGTAVGTAVGLSLFYAAVYREDGSGPTDVIYHDAYMYGMAAVGLFLAGAFLVSVIDLFGRRRGEIPAFDPVD; this comes from the coding sequence ATGCCGTCATCGACCCCGCGACCGCCCGACGAGCCGGGGGAGCCGACGAGCACCCGCAGCATCCCGCTCGACCCGAGCCAGCGGTGGCGCGCGTTCTGGGTCTGCGTCGCCGTCGCGGCCATCACGATCCTCGACCTGTCGAAGGTCAACGTCGCCCTGCCCTCCATCGAGACGGCGCTCGGATCGGGGCCGACCGAGCTCCAGCTCATCGTCTCCGGCTTCGTCCTGACCTTCGGCCTCGTGCTCGTGCCGATGGGGCGCCTGGGCGACCAGCGCTCGCGCCGGGCGCTGTTCATCGTCGGCCTGACGCTGTTCACGCTCACGAGCCTCGTCTGCGCGCTCGCCCCGAACTCCGAGGTGCTGCTCGCCGGGCGACTCCTGCAGGGCGTCGCGGCGGGAACGCAGATGCCGCAGGTGCTGGGCATGATCCAGCAGCTCTTCCAGGGCAGGGAGCGGGGCCGCGCGTTCGGTCTCTTCGGCGCCACGATCGGCGTCGCGACGGCTTTCGGGCCGACCCTCGGCGGGCTCCTGATCGCGATCGGCGGCCCCACCGACGGCTGGCGCCTGATCTTCTGGATGAACGTCCCCCTCGGGGTCGTCGCGATCGCGCTCGCGGCCTGGGTGCTGCCCAGCACGCGTCTCTCCGCCCCCGGGCGGCTCCAGCTCGATCCCGTGGGCGTCGTGCTGTTCGGGCTCACGGTGCTCGCGCTCATGTGGCCGTTCCTCTTCACGACGGGCTCGCCGGAGGACGACCCGGCCCGCTGGTGGCTGCTCGTGGTCTTCGCCGTCTTCGGTCTCGCGTTCGTGCTGTGGGAGCGGCGGTACGCCTCGCTCGGGCGGGCGCCCCTCATCCCGTTCTCGCTCTTCGCCATCACGTCGTTCCGAAACGGCACCCTCATCTCCACCGCGTACTTCGCGGCCCTTCCGGCGCTCTTCCTGCTCACGACGCTCTTCCTGCAGAGCGGGGTGGGGCTCGAGCCGGTCTTCGCCGGGATGGTCTCGATCGGATTCGCGCTGGCCAGCGCCGCGGCATCCTGGGCCGGCGGGCTCCTCGTCGCGCGTTTCGGGCGGCGCCTCGTCGTGATCGGCCTGGCGGTGATGCTCGCGGGGGTCATCGGGCTCGTGCTCGCGGCTGTCTTCGTGCCGCCGGGCGTCGTCGTCTACGTCATGGCGGCGATCATGGCCGTCGCGGGGGTGGGCGGCGGCCTCGTGGTCTCGCCCAACCAGACCCTCGCGCTGGCGGATGTCCCCGTGCGCGGGGGCGGACTCGCCGGCTCGGTCGGCCAGCTCGGGCAGCGGATCGGCACCGCCGTGGGCACCGCGGTGGGGCTGTCGCTGTTCTACGCCGCCGTGTACCGGGAGGACGGCTCTGGGCCGACCGACGTGATCTACCACGACGCCTACATGTACGGGATGGCCGCTGTCGGCCTCTTCCTCGCGGGGGCGTTCCTCGTGTCGGTCATCGACCTCTTCGGCCGCCGCCGCGGCGAGATCCCCGCGTTCGACCCCGTGGACTGA
- a CDS encoding IS110 family transposase: MSERTSVGLDVHARSVVAAAIDEQTGELVQRRMGSSTEEIVAWVTGLPGPVAATYEAGPTGFGLARALTASGVRCVVAAPSKLQRPVGDRVKTDARDAVHLARLLRLGEIVEVVVPSVESEAARDLVRAREDARGDLMSARHRVSKLLLRQGIQYAGGKAWTVAHDTWLRSQRFELVGLQAAFDAAYEAMIQAVDRRDRLDAAIIRMAADSEFTDVVNRLCCLRGVSTLTGFGLAVEIGDWTRLDGHRIGAYVGLTPSESSSGASRALGGITKTGNGHARRLLIEAAWHHRPIYRPTSPIMRARWDRASAAARARGHAGNQRLHERWAGFQARRKRSVVANAAIARELAGWCWSLAVMT, encoded by the coding sequence ATATCTGAGCGTACGAGTGTCGGGCTGGATGTGCACGCGCGGAGCGTGGTCGCGGCCGCGATCGACGAACAAACCGGGGAGCTCGTGCAGCGGCGCATGGGCTCCAGCACCGAGGAGATCGTCGCCTGGGTGACGGGCCTGCCGGGCCCGGTCGCAGCGACGTATGAGGCCGGTCCGACGGGATTCGGGCTGGCGCGCGCGTTGACGGCCTCCGGAGTGCGATGCGTGGTCGCGGCGCCATCGAAGCTGCAGCGCCCGGTTGGTGACAGGGTGAAGACGGACGCGCGTGACGCGGTGCATCTGGCCCGGCTGCTGCGGCTCGGGGAGATCGTCGAGGTGGTCGTCCCGAGCGTCGAGTCTGAGGCCGCCAGGGATCTGGTGCGCGCCCGCGAGGATGCGCGCGGCGATCTGATGTCCGCCCGTCACCGGGTCAGCAAGCTGTTGCTGCGGCAGGGCATCCAGTACGCGGGCGGGAAGGCATGGACGGTCGCGCACGACACCTGGCTGCGATCGCAGCGGTTCGAGCTGGTCGGGCTGCAGGCCGCGTTCGATGCCGCCTACGAGGCGATGATCCAGGCCGTCGACCGGCGGGACCGTCTTGACGCGGCGATCATCCGCATGGCCGCGGACAGCGAGTTCACCGACGTCGTGAACCGGCTCTGCTGCCTGCGAGGAGTCTCGACGCTGACCGGGTTCGGGCTCGCGGTCGAGATCGGCGACTGGACCCGGCTGGACGGGCACCGCATCGGCGCCTATGTCGGCCTGACCCCGTCGGAGTCCTCATCCGGGGCGTCACGCGCACTGGGCGGGATCACCAAGACCGGCAACGGCCACGCCCGACGGCTACTGATCGAAGCGGCTTGGCACCACCGGCCGATCTACCGGCCCACCTCGCCGATCATGCGCGCCCGATGGGACCGCGCCAGCGCCGCAGCCCGGGCGCGAGGCCACGCCGGCAACCAGCGTCTCCACGAGCGCTGGGCCGGGTTCCAGGCGCGCCGGAAGCGCAGCGTCGTCGCCAACGCCGCGATCGCTCGCGAGCTCGCCGGCTGGTGCTGGTCCCTGGCCGTCATGACCTGA
- a CDS encoding 8-oxo-dGTP diphosphatase: MSLPDVSAVYLLRPGAAGGTDVLLGYKRQGPRLGRVVGIGGKIEPGESVRDGAVREVHEETGLHLAPGDLVPAGVLDYLFPAQPALSQRSHVFTCTRWHGEPVETDEIVPRWFSLDDVPYGRMWDDAARWLPDVLRGGTVAARYTFGADLATVVEEERCALA; this comes from the coding sequence ATGTCCCTGCCCGATGTCAGCGCCGTCTACCTGCTCCGGCCCGGCGCCGCCGGCGGCACCGACGTCCTGCTCGGCTACAAGCGCCAGGGCCCCCGCCTGGGTCGCGTCGTGGGGATCGGCGGCAAGATCGAGCCGGGCGAGAGCGTCCGCGACGGGGCCGTGCGGGAGGTGCACGAGGAGACCGGTCTGCACCTCGCTCCCGGCGACCTCGTTCCCGCGGGCGTGCTGGACTACCTCTTCCCCGCGCAGCCCGCCCTCTCGCAGCGCTCGCACGTCTTCACCTGCACCCGGTGGCACGGGGAGCCTGTCGAGACCGACGAGATCGTGCCGCGGTGGTTCTCCCTCGACGACGTGCCGTACGGCCGGATGTGGGATGACGCGGCCCGGTGGCTCCCCGACGTCCTGCGCGGCGGCACGGTCGCGGCCCGATACACGTTCGGCGCCGACCTTGCGACCGTGGTCGAGGAGGAGCGCTGCGCGCTCGCCTGA
- a CDS encoding alpha/beta fold hydrolase, with amino-acid sequence MASDIEPLERMVEEIDRAIDDATGVPAPERPPRRFDHDGSTLVIGERGQGELTFVLVHGIGMGRKVFGDLAVRLSRDARVLAVDLPGYGEAPEPPRTPTIERMADAVAALLRAEGATDAVLIGHSMGTQVVVEVAARHGLGSRVVLVGPTIDDSARRARTQLRRLAADLLDESPKVLLLGAREYLRARPHLIRKTRAMIVHRPEDAYPRVAVPALVVRGAEDPVSPEPWCRRVVAALPQGSYAEVPGHGHETMIKDAAPAHRLIREWLGR; translated from the coding sequence GTGGCGAGCGACATCGAACCCCTCGAGCGGATGGTCGAGGAGATCGACCGGGCCATCGACGATGCGACGGGCGTGCCCGCACCGGAGCGCCCCCCGCGCCGCTTCGATCACGACGGGTCGACGCTCGTCATCGGTGAGCGCGGCCAGGGGGAGCTCACGTTCGTCCTCGTCCACGGCATCGGCATGGGGCGCAAGGTCTTCGGCGATCTCGCGGTGCGCCTCTCCCGCGACGCCCGTGTGCTGGCGGTGGATCTGCCGGGGTACGGCGAGGCCCCGGAGCCGCCTCGCACGCCGACGATCGAGCGCATGGCCGACGCCGTCGCGGCCCTGCTGCGCGCCGAGGGAGCGACGGATGCCGTGCTCATCGGCCACTCGATGGGAACGCAGGTCGTGGTCGAGGTCGCCGCCCGCCACGGGCTCGGATCACGCGTCGTCCTCGTCGGACCCACGATCGACGACTCCGCGCGCAGGGCGCGGACCCAGCTGCGCCGCCTCGCGGCGGATCTGCTCGACGAGAGCCCGAAGGTCCTCCTGCTCGGGGCTCGCGAGTATCTGCGCGCGAGGCCGCACCTGATCCGGAAGACGCGCGCGATGATCGTCCACCGGCCCGAGGACGCCTACCCGCGCGTGGCGGTGCCCGCCCTCGTCGTCCGTGGGGCGGAGGACCCCGTCTCGCCGGAGCCGTGGTGCCGCCGCGTCGTGGCGGCCCTGCCGCAGGGCAGCTACGCGGAGGTGCCCGGTCACGGTCACGAGACGATGATCAAGGACGCGGCACCCGCCCACCGCCTCATCCGGGAGTGGCTGGGGCGGTGA